A region from the Rosa rugosa chromosome 6, drRosRugo1.1, whole genome shotgun sequence genome encodes:
- the LOC133715176 gene encoding uncharacterized protein LOC133715176, whose translation MPSPQQPPISNSHVNLPETPNNKLPIVPDLLLSALSVFFLFSSSSSSKITLLPKTPLFNFPSYPRRFVKIPTMSLHHHRNFATPQSLSDWLKPRLRSDSLASWGVKPGTKNVHNLWLELSEGESSLADSTPPVRTVHVVTVRVIGAQNRVLVEAEQQLSDGSVRSRGRPLSEKMKPGEDPMSAANRAVLEELGSILNGSGQDGIVKIVPGSYGKKVEERSSASYPGLPACYELHSVDATVEGLPEEDFVTEEEHEYADSGETSVAHEAVSVKKHFWKWVSLDSINHEPIRNVMQ comes from the coding sequence ATGCCATCGCCGCAACAACCACCAATCAGTAACAGCCACGTCAACCTCCCCGAAACCCCCAACAACAAGCTCCCGATCGTACCCGATCTCCTCCTCTCCGCCCTCTCCGTCTTTttcctcttctcctcctcctcctcctccaaaatCACCCTCCTCCCCAAAACCCCACTCTTCAATTTCCCATCCTACCCTCGCCGATTCGTCAAAATCCCCACAATGTCGCTCCACCACCACCGGAACTTCGCCACGCCGCAATCGCTCTCCGATTGGCTCAAGCCGCGCCTCCGCTCCGACTCGCTCGCCTCGTGGGGCGTGAAGCCGGGGACCAAGAACGTCCACAACCTCTGGCTCGAGCTCTCCGAAGGCGAAAGCTCCCTAGCCGACTCGACCCCGCCGGTTCGGACCGTCCACGTCGTCACGGTTCGGGTCATCGGCGCTCAAAACCGGGTCTTGGTCGAAGCCGAGCAACAGTTATCGGACGGCAGCGTCAGGAGCCGGGGGAGGCCCCTGTCGGAGAAGATGAAGCCCGGCGAGGACCCCATGTCGGCGGCGAACCGGGCCGTGTTGGAAGAGCTCGGGTCGATACTAAACGGGTCGGGTCAAGACGGCATTGTGAAGATTGTACCCGGTTCGTATGGCAAGAAGGTGGAGGAGCGGAGCTCGGCGTCGTATCCGGGGTTGCCGGCGTGTTACGAGCTGCATTCGGTGGATGCTACGGTGGAGGGCTTGCCGGAGGAGGATTTCGTGACGGAGGAGGAGCATGAGTATGCCGATTCCGGCGAGACAAGTGTTGCTCATGAGGCTGTGTCTGTCAAGAAGCATTTCTGGAAATGGGTTAGTCTTGATTCGATAAACCATGAGCCTATTCGAAATGTAATGCAGTAG